A region of Carassius auratus strain Wakin chromosome 41, ASM336829v1, whole genome shotgun sequence DNA encodes the following proteins:
- the LOC113059603 gene encoding free fatty acid receptor 2-like encodes MINHWVILAVYILTFLIGLPANLLAICTFFKKLGNKPSPNDILLFNLTASDLVFLLFLPFKMYEAGAGMEWHLSQTLCSIASYFFFTTIYTSSLLLMAIAIDRYLGLVFPFKYRLMRKPLYAAAGSVIIWLVSAAHCSIVFITVHMPDPNATLSKNICYENFTEQQKKFLLPVRFEFFVVIYLLPLIVCIFCYINCIYILYTRPRITKGKKQRAIGMALCTVTIFLLCFLPYNLSHLVGFSSNDSPWWRYYTLLPSTLNTCLDPFVFYFSSSTFRESKTVSVLKKWCFTHKKTKKTDTEF; translated from the coding sequence ATGATAAACCATTGGGTGATTTTAGCCGTCTACATTCTGACGTTTCTGATCGGCCTTCCTGCCAATCTACTAGCTATTTGCACCTTCTTTAAGAAACTGGGTAACAAACCCAGTCCGAATGACATTCTGCTCTTCAACCTGACGGCTTCTGACTTGGTCTTCCTGCTCTTTCTGCCCTTCAAGATGTACGAAGCTGGTGCTGGCATGGAATGGCACTTATCCCAGACCCTGTGCTCCATTGCCTCCTATTTCTTTTTCACCACCATTTACACCAGCTCCCTGTTGCTCATGGCTATAGCCATTGACCGCTACTTAGGGCTGGTGTTTCCATTCAAATACAGACTGATGCGTAAACCGCTTTACGCCGCAGCAGGAAGCGTCATCATCTGGCTGGTCAGCGCTGCCCATTGCAGCATCGTATTCATCACTGTCCACATGCCAGATCCGAATGCCACCCTTTCCAAAAACATCTGCTATGAAAACTTCACAGAGCAGCAAAAAAAGTTCTTGTTACCAGTTCGATTTGAATTTTTTGTGGTTATATACTTGCTGCCGCTCATAGTTTGTATCTTCTGCTATATCAACTGCATCTACATCCTGTACACCAGACCTCGTATAACTAAAGGGAAAAAGCAAAGGGCCATTGGCATGGCGTTGTGCACAGTGACCATCTTTTTACTCTGTTTTTTACCCTACAACTTGTCTCATCTGGTGGGTTTCAGTAGCAACGACAGCCCATGGTGGAGGTACTACACGCTCCTGCCCAGCACCCTCAACACCTGTCTGGATCCATTCGTGTTTTACTTCTCGTCCTCGACTTTCCGAGAAAGCAAAACTGTTTCTGTACTCAAGAAGTGGTGTTTTACACATAAGAAGACTAAAAAGACTGACACTGAATTTTGA